CAAATTGTATCTTAAAATTACCAACATTTAGCATTTCAGACTTTTTGACTTGTTCATATTAGTTTAAATGTATCCTATTGAGATTATTAAACCAGGGAGATTCTACATAGAAAATGAAATCTTGTGATCTTGTGCCCTCTTGTTTCTCCACAGCCATTTGCAAAATGTTCCTGTGCTGCAAATCAAATTTGTTAAATTAGCAAATTTATTCTGCCTTCACACTCCTGAATGTGATGTTGCTTACATCTAACCTTTTGGAGATCACTTGCAGTTCAAAATTTGTTTGGCTTGAtttaaaaattctctttttgaCCCTCTTGAGATGCAAACGTGGTTTGTGAGgcttttggaagaaaaactttCAGGTAAAGCTGACAGTCATGTTGATGTTTTGCATGGATGCTTgtatgagttttattttcaatttattatagcaagtagaataaataaatctttgcaATTGTACATTATATGATGGCACTTCATTTTATAGATCCCATCCTTAATGATGTGTCCGAAGTAGCTAGTTTTTTAATAATGGACCAGAATAAATCCTGTTCTGAAGTTGCACAGTGTGTTTCTTTCCACAAGAGGGAGACAAaaattatctatttttaaaaaaaataggtgaaataaaaatgatatgaACTGAAATTATTATCCCCATAGACTTTCAGAGTTCTTAAGTAATACATCCagccatccattatctgaacacccttcttccctaatggggtcgggagggttgctggtgcccatctccagctgcgtcccgggcgagaggcggggtcaccctggacaggtcgccagtctgtcgcagggcaacacaaagacatacaagacaaacaacacactcacacacacactcacacctagggagaatttagagaaaccaattaacctgggaggaagccggagaacccggagagaatccaccatgcacagggagaacatgcaaactccatgcagaaagaccccaggccgggaattgaaccaaggaccttcttgctgcaaggcaacagctctaccaactgcgccactgtgcagcccttaaGTAATACAGTGCCCTGCAAACATATTTACTCTCCTTGGTctacttttatatttctttcatgTCACAAGCTTCTGCATatattattgtgatttttttttttttttaactgaccaacaaaaagtgaaacttaatTGTGAAGTGAATGGATACCAGTTGTCCAAGGTTCTGCTTTGAAAGCTTGCTGAGCTGTGCATTATCCAGCCCCTTTTATTCTCATTCATCTATAAAATCAAATCCAACAATTACCAACAAAGTCAGTTGGACAACGAGTGTGCATAGATGCAGCTCAACTCAAGAGGATTCTGCCGTTTGATGAAAATACCTTGATGAAGAGCAGGaagcacagcagacaggtcagcgGAAAAGCTGAGGAATCAGAGGTTTAATTTAATAAGAACATCTGATATAGATCAAGCAATCGTCCACAAGTGTGATGGCACATCAGCAGTTGTACAAAAGATGACATTAATCAAAGAAGCAGTCAAAAGGCTTagtaactttggaggagctaCAGAGATTCATTGTTCAGGTGGGAGAATATGTTGTCTGTTAGTCATGCACTCGACATATCTGGAATTTTATTGCAAGATGTGTGGAAGACCCACTGCTGTTTCTCGATTTTAagtgtggaaaacaaaaacatgtttgtctcaACATcgtcagaaaaaaataactgcatcCACATCAAATGAAAGAACTATTTAATTAAGTGGTTTAAAGCAGAATCAGTTTCCATTTGTAGCAAACAACGATGAGGGGTTTTGTTTTGTCCGTGTGCAGGGGTGGGAAGGTGGGGGCTGTCAGTGAACGCCCCTTCTTTTACACAAAGAGCAGGATGCAAAACAAAGCCCGGAAGCTTCATATTCTTTCTGCAGCCAAGAATCAATTTTCTCCCGTTTGAATCCAGGAAGATGATCTCATTTTCTTTGAGTAAACAGCGCCTTTGTGTGAGCAGCTGATTCTGAGaggttttgaaaacataaaatccacTTTGACTGAGGAAAAAGTGTCATGGACGGGAGTTTAAGCAGAGCAGATTATCGGGTTGGTGCCGCTGTGTTCGCAGCAGAGGGGCTGCCGCCGCTGCCTAAGAGTCTGAGCGGGATCTTGAACTCCAGCGGCGGGTCGTGGAGAGACATGCAGAAGATGCACAGCAAGAGGAGCCGCATCCAAGCCGAGATCAGCTGCAGAGGAGGCAGAGAGGCGGCTGCTGCCAAACCTGGTGGACTGGACGCTGCGCTGGCGCTGCTGCGCAAAGAGATGGTAAACTGTTTACTCATCTGCCGCAAAGCATCCACGGTGGGACAGTAAATCTTCCTTTGGGACATTTCGGCTGTTTTAGAAACTTAACGTCATCAGCTTGCATGAGCTTTGACTTTAAGGAGGGGAAAAATGATAGCTTCCCATGAACTGTTTACTTGACCGAATTAGGGAATTCAAATTTTTACTATTTGCCTTCCCTTTGTGCCTTTTCCAGAGCAGAATGCATGTTCCATTACTCTGTCATTTTCCCTTGTGGAAAATTTAATGGCTTAAACTTCTTGAAAAAATGAGTCACCATTTtctgttgtggttttaaaagcggattttaattatttatttttacctttaattACACGGTTTTTTACACAATGTCTTAATTTTACCTTCAAAATACATTATTTGTGATCATAATGAGCTAAAAACACAAGGGTCTGTATGGGAGCGTTGCATGGGGactttttggttcattttctgcttctgtaTATCAGGTGGGTCTACGTCAGCTCGACATGTCTCTGCTCTGCCAGCTGTGGTCTCTCCATGAGACCATCCAGGAATGCAAGGGCGAAGCCTCCATCACTGCTGATAACGGATACtctgaggatgaagaggaggaggatgaactAGAGAAGAATGAGGATAAAGCACAGAATTCTTCTCAGCATTCTCCCAGAAACTCCTTTCATTTTCACTAGTAAATATACACACATGGACCGATGGGGAAAAGAGACCATTTGGCTCTTTGAGACccttttttattgatgttttaatttatcacatgCCTGTTTATCCGGCACATTTTGCTCAGTAAGAAAGCATTCGATGCTTGTTTTGTAGAAAAGCAGTtaattaaacaatgttttatatgaGATCACTGTAATGTTCATGTTAACTTTAAGCACATtaatgtggcttttattttttcttaaaggttAATTTCGTTTGCCCATCACATCACATCATTCATATCATACTTATAACCTGATGGACTTGAGAAAGAATTTTAGTACACATTTACTAACATTTACTAACTTTTATGCctgatttaataaattattatttttaatcatttgcaTATAGTTTGTGTCTAGAAAGGAATGAACATTTTAGATAAAGTCCAATTAGGATTGTTGGGATAACACTAAAGAGAGGTTTCTTCTTCACAACTAAgggtctttttaaaaaagaaaaatgaaacataaaacgcAGAAAAGAAACCAGCAGGTCAACAATGTAGTTTTGAACAGTCCAAATCAAGATTATGTTATATTTGTGTTgtgcatttaataaaaagtgGGGAAGTTTTGATTGCATACAAAGAATGAATTGTTTGAGAGTGAGATCTGAAGTACatctaggaaaaaaaagattcacacAAAAACGAGTTTTCACCATTTGAATGGTAAtcaacatgaaataatttgGATTCGGCTCATGTGATCCTTTTATGAAGCTTTAAATTACACCTAAGTAGTGAAAGAGTTAAAAGTAAAGAACAGTTGAAGTTCATAGGaataatctgatttaaatacatttctaaaaggTCAGACAGAACATCGTTTTTGTGATGTTAAACTTCAGTATGTTAAAAATTTGCCTTTTCCTGACCTTACAAAACTGGATGGGTTGCAAATTGTGGGAGTTTATTTCTAAGGAGTaaagatttaaaacacaaagattcCTTTCTGACATcttctttatttatgttatgATCTGGAAACTTTTCAGAGATATTAATTATGAGATTTTCCCAAATCCtagaaacaacttttatttagtACAAACATGCCTTCAATAGTTCTGAATGCCAAAATAAACTTTCCAAGtttcttgctttatttatttaactccCACACATAGTTTGAAAACTTCAAGTAAGATGTCTGGTTTTGGTGATGTAAAGCAATGAtccttttttcacttctgatgtGAATTTtacaattcaaataaacaacaaacattaaattgagtaaagagataaaaataaaaaatgatgcaGCAACCTGGTTGTTTAAGGGACAACATTGTTGAAGTAGTTGCTGTTTCCACAACACATTTTGATTCAGTTCCAGTATTCAGTCTTCTTTAGTATGAGTCTGTCAGGATCCAACATATTAGTTTATATTTACCCTCTTCACCGGACAGAAATGTCCAAATCTATCAGATTGTGAGGACATGTTTTGTCCAAAGCCTGTGCAGGAGACCCCACAGGGTTTTCCTTCCAaagctttcatttattttgtagatttggGTGCATGCTTGGATTTTCTGTGACCCTGAAAAATTTAACTCTGCAGTGTATTAAAGCGTCTTAAGCTAAGACAATAGTATTGTGCAGGAGACACTCTGTGCCTATTCACGAAGGGGCTCCTTCTCTCTGCCTTGCCCCCAAGTCATCCAAATGCAGCCGCATGGAGAAAACCATTTGGTGTGGGGAGTTTTCAAAGGATGGtttcatgtttcactttatttaaaaggtgcACAAGCTGCAGAGATATCAGAAATGGTAGAAAATGTCCCCCTCTGTCTGCCAGTTACTGAGCTAAACATTTGAATGTACCCAAATTCTGTTCATGTCATCTAAAACTATTCTCATTTGTGGTTTTCAATCAGCTGTATTCAAATATGGACCTATAACTGGCAGTCACATTTCTTTTGGTTCTGCCCACACGGATGCAGACAAAGACACTATTTAACTGTAAAGTCATGATATGGTTAACTGGAAGTTAATGGAGCTCCTTTCTGGTATTTATACCAGCAAGGAGAAAAATGGAGGACCAGATTATGTTGTGTacaaaaggtaaaacatttatcaaatctgtctttaaatcaaaaaatattaaaagaaattgtgCAATAAAAGTGAAAGAGCCAGACTCCTGACATCTAACATGCATCTAATATGAAGGTAAAAATTACATATAGATTTACTACAAATAGCAGCAACTAATGAGCAGAGTCTGACaaccatgaaaataaaaatagtttcaatTGGACACAAAGTGAATTACAAAATGGCTAATTAAAGAGACAAACCACATTAAGACATAAAATAATTCCCAAAATATACACAGATTTAAAGTTATCAGAGCAAATTGAGATGCTCAATAAGTTAAGATACTTAACTGGTACAAtgtcttgtaaaagtattaacACCCTTTGACCTCTTCACAagtttttgtaacaaaaaaaaggaatccCCATTCAAGGATTTGAAGGTTTGTTTCTACCAacattcttctttctttgtttcattttggtctcatttgaccTTGTTCAAAACATTTCCCATTTCCCCAACATGACTTTCAGCAAAAGAGTAAATTGGGCTGAATATTCAGGTTTTTTATTAGTAaataggtttttttgttgttgttgttttacagttATCCCAATCACAGTAATGAAGAGATTAAGATGTTTCTGTTCAACTCTGAACTACAATACATGAAGACATCAGAGCATCACACTGACAGGTGGGTTTACATGTTTGGTCGAGGAGTGGAAAGCACTGAAGACGAATTCACAGTGTAAAATTAGAGTAACTCTGAGTCATGAGAGATTTGTCCCCCCACACCACACGTCccgctgttgctgctgcttccCCACACTCCTCCATCCAGCTGCCTCTGTCCATAAATGATCCCTGCCTAAAAATACTCTGCTGCTCTCACTGAGGAAAATCCCTGTGCTTTGACCtaacctgaaaacacacagacatataCTTACAAAATGAACCTGATCTGTTTCTCTCGTGTGGAAACTGTGCTTCTGTAGTTTACAGAAAGAAGCAcagttttttctgaaacatttgggGTGATGTTGCTCAGGAAGTGACTTAGTCACAGCTGTGACTTCTGATACAAACCAGGGACAGAATTTACCAATACAGGATTTTCACCCTTGCACACAGCAAAGAAATTAGACTATGCAGAGTTGATTATGTGAAATAAAGCTAGATAAGGCTGCTCCAGTGATACAGAAAGCCAGGGTCAAAGTCCCCAAGTATTACAGGGACTTTGCAAGGCCTGCTGCTCCATCAATATCAGCTCATTTTGCATATCCTCTCTCTCTCGATCTctgacacagacagaaaaagggaGGGTTGGCTGAGTCAAGAGGAAGCAGATCTGTGTTACAGCAACCCAGAGTTGAGTAAGCTGTGCTGCCTCCATGTGGATTAAAGCCAAACTGGGGAAGACAAGCTGTCAATGAGAACTCCTGCAGTTGTTTAGTTGGGACTTTTTAAAGCCTCAGAGGGAAGTCAGTTTCTCCTTTGCTGCTCCTGCCTGTTGTCGTTGTTTTTCTCGTCTGGGTTTACATCAGGTTATATCTTGTGTAGTGCGCGTGCAGTTCGAGGTGTTGCAAATGAGCGCAAGTCGCAGCTTGTGCGAGTTTCATCAGCGGCGGATGAAGAGGAGGCAAACCCTCTTCTAAGACACAGAACCAGCCGATAAAAATTGGATTATTCAACTCTCCCTGGGTGTAAACTTTAACCTTACCAACAGCGGCGATGACTTCGGTCTGGAAACGACTCCAGCGAGTCGGTAAAAAGGCTTCAAAGTTCCAGTTTATCGCTTCTTATCAGGAACTTGTCTTGGAGTGCACGAAGAAATGGTGAGTAACGTCGGTTTGTCTGCGATATGTCAACgtctttttttactgtttgactTAAAAACATTCTTCACGAGAGGTGTTTGTGTTATTAGCTATAATAAGGCTCCGTTATGGCCATGATCAGCCTCATGTTGTTGGTCTTTCCGCTAAACAGAGACAGCTGAAGACGCCCCGCCCGCAGGCTGAAGCTAGTGGTCGTCGGTTCGATCCCCGACCCCGCCTTTGACAGATATCTTTGTGACACTAAACAGAAAgtcattaattttctttatctttaaagGCAGAAGTCCGGCGCACCTACGTGTGTTATTGATCTCAGGAATGCTGTTAGGAAACACTTTAATTTCGTTTGTTTTAGAATTATAAACACATAAGCAAACTGATGGGCAAAAACAGCGTTTCCGCACATTTCAGCGAACTaaatttaagcctttttaagaCCTTCTCAAAGTCAGTGTGAATTATTCAAGATCCTTTAATTTAGTTTACTCAATGTATAGCTTatatttaagtgtttattttctttcgaTGAAGAAATAGTAGCGCAATCATGGGTGTGGGGATTTTCCCTTTGAGCTTGACTGTTCTTGTGTGGACGTTTTATAATTTTGAAGACCTGATTGTGGGTTAAACAGAAACCTACAAGaacttgatttatttagtttaataagGTCGGGCTACTTTGAGCCAGATTACTGGGTTAGgtttttaatccaaaatataGATAAAATGATTAAGAGCCACTTAAACCCAATGAcgctttaaatgttaaatgctCTGACTGTACAGTTATCACCTTCTCTATGTAGACCAGTCTAACTGATTAACACAACTACCAAATAAACCAATCACATTGTGGCAACTTGATACATCCAAGCGTGCAGAGTGGCGAAGATGAGATGCTGGAGTTCAAGGAGTTGATCAGGATGATGCAAATCTTCATGGATATGCAGTTAACTGATCTGTTACAGATTCACATTCTCTGGTGAATGTTTCCCACACCGTGTTGAATCAATGCTATCAATTATTGAGGCAGTCCACAAAGCAAATGTGGAGCTGACTTCTGAATACTTGACCATCAGAATCACAACTGCCCCAAAGTACCCAATTTATCTAACAGGCATAATTTCCAGAAAGCCTAGCCGTTTTTAGCCTTTAGGCTAAACCTGCATAGTATTAATCTGGATAGGATTCCAGTCTAAATTATCTGCTAAATCATCTCCTGCTATTTTAACgtggaaatatattttattttgctcaaaGCTCTTTGTATCTCCCCACTGGGGAAATTTTCTGCCATACAAATGTGGCTGAGTCACAAAGACCTAATTGACTCTAACATAAACAGCCAATTGAATTAATTACAGCTgtaagtttaaaacttttattgttgGGTTAAGAAGTTTTACCCTTTGTCCAGAGGTCCTCCTGTTTTAAAAACGTATCTTTTGATATTACATGGAACTGGAAGGATATAATTATTATATAAGCGTCCATGACAGTTCTTTGATatgaaacttaaaatgtttatcaCAACCCCTGAAGATTTGACAAAGAAGTGAGAAAAAAGGATAAGGTATTATTAAGAGGCAATAACATAAAGAAATTGGgaagtttttgttattattggtACAGtagcttgcaaaagtattgagaCTTCTTACTCTTATATTTTTTGAGGTTACAATAACAATCTTTTAGGCTTTCATGTAGGGGTGGATGATATAggcttaaagttttatcacaatattttgtggtattgtGACAAAGATcaaagtgacaataagaactatCTATTCCTCTTTTTGTAGGTAACCTTATGACTGTCACTGCATGGCACAGCAGTcatagccccacaaacacaaatactgctattaaaaacaaatccattaGTAATAGGCTTCTTTAGGACACtagttaaatataatttttttttatttgtatcactGAACTGCATACGGTgattgcatttaatcatatttctaAATCTATGATAAATACCCACCCTACTTTCATGGAAAAGGTTTCCACACTGTTAGGGGAAATACCAAGTATTGAACATCAATAAAATACTCAATCATATAGATAAAATTAATTGCATATTAAAGCAATAAGGGAGAAAttccaaataagaaaaaaaagataaagaaaaacccTACAGCTTATCCAAAACATTGTGTGATTTGTACTTTAAACCGTACAAAGGTTTTGAACACCTCGAACATCACATCATTTATCAGGTGCAGGAAGTGATATCATGGGCCACGTGGAGGGTTAGATATTTCTAAAAGCTTGTAATATTCAGTAATATGAAGGCATGCACCTACTCTTTGAATGTTATGTTGCTCTGAAAGCCACACAATGCTATTTACTTTTCAGTTCAGATGATTTACACTCCAGTCTCATGTCTTTGCAAAGAGTTCTTGAaggtcaaaaacagaaacaggagacaatgagaaaacaaatcataaCTGATTGCAGTATTGGTCTGTATGCGGTGAATGTACAAATAAACCCCTTACTCCCTAGAAAGTCATGATGATTTAAAGCagggctttttttttacttcatccAAAGAAATCTGTCTAATCATTTCCTGTAGGTTTAAGATTTACTAGAGATAGGCCAAATAACCAGCAAAGTTTTTGAGAAACACAATAAAGACAccaacattgttgttttgaacaaCCTTGTACTAATAACATGTTACTAACTTTATTGCCACCTCTATTGTCTGTAAAACCTCAGCCTAAGCTATCTATCATTACCCACAAGCTCTGCACTTACTTAATGATTTTGCATCTTTCATTTTCATGTCATAACTTCTGTTTCTGGCAAAAGTTATGACAGTCCTCATTATTTCCTCCAAATCTGTCTCATCTCTTCCAGCCATCATCCCGCTGTGTGCCCCCCAGACTATTTCTGAAGCCTACGCCGACCCACTAACACACACACCACATAAACACATGTGCACACAAAGCGCTGTTGGCTTAGCTTAAACACTCACATACAAGGCAGCAGTGAGAGTCACAGAGCTATGGGTGGAAACATATGGGTTTCATCATTTGACTGTGTTTCCACTGagttttaaagagttttatgaaaaattatttgtatattataCAATTAGATATCTGCATGAAGACTATAGGGGGTTCCTTCTTCCTGTAAGAAGATATACTTCTCAGTCTGGTCACATGACTCTGCCGTTTCCGTTTTCACTTCCTGTACTAAAGAGAGCACATATAGTGATGCTACCAACACACACAGGTACAAGAATGCACACCCTGTTCAGTCTAATAACAGATGAGCAGCTGCTTGGGTTATAAATACTGACAGACAAACTGGACATGTCACCATGTActcctgcaaaaacacactCATACAACTAGCACTGGCTTTTCTTGGATGCAGTGGCAGTATTATTCAGCAGTGACAGTCATAAGACTTTGTGTTGGACCCCGTGGCATCGCATTTAGGCATAAAGTCCACTTTGTTCAGATGGTctgaaatctaatttaaaaactttccaAGTAACATGTGGAAACCTTTTTCACATCcctttttcttgtcttgttcATGCGATCTTTCAAGCAGAGTGTGTACTAGGAATAATTATTGAGTTACAAAATTAGGCAAggtcttatttctgttttggtgtgtttgtgtgtttctaaaGGCAACCAGACAAGCTGAGAGTGGTGTGGACCAGGAGGAACAGACGCATGTGCTCTAAGGTAAAGCTGAGATGACAAAACACAACAGACTTATGCATGAGTGTGTGTATTCGCAGGGGGATACTCCTTTTGTGATCACGCACAAAAGCCTTCCCTTAATCTGCCACAGTAACATCATTTTGGACAAGTGAGAACCTTACTCAGCATTAGTTGATGttctatcattttaaaatccctCAGTAGTTCAAATCCAAAAAATATAGGCATTTGTTCAGTCTGCTTCCTAGAAGAATTTGCTGATGCTTACCAAAACTTTGTATTTGTCAAAACTAAGCAGAAAACTCCAGCTTTGACTTAAAGGTTGTCCATGTGtcaataatgaattaaaacctCTAAACAGACATGTTATAGAACAGCAGAGTTCAAGTTTAACGCAGCCTCCCTTTCCCCAGAaaaaagttatgtttattttgaatccaTTCTCCATGATGCATGAGGATTGTTTTCAGTGGAGATGCAGATAATCCTGTATGTTGGGGAGGTCTCTGTTTAGACCACCTCTATGAAAGGaccagaaatataaaaatattgtttgttaaaatgtgaGAGAGAATTTTAACCAAACAATttaggaaatacatttttgcacatAAAATAGAAGTCAATCAGATTGAAAACTTGTTGAGTTTTGCATTTGTATGTAACAGAATAAAGTCTCTTACTTACTAAGTAAGTTTTTACCTTTTGAGTTTACTAGTCTTTCACCTCTTTTGAACTTTGACTTCTGAACTTCTGTCCTGCTcagttataaacattttaaagattttcatCAAGTTAAGACGCTTTGAACTAAATCAAATGTAACTGTAACATCCATTATGTTTATGAGACAAAGTGGTGAATTGGCTGTAGGACTTACAGCCTGATTCTCTGACACATATCTATGCTAACGCCTGACAAATTAATGGCAACTGCAGAGACTGCCAGCTCCTACTTGCCATTTAAGGGACTGCATGGGCTTTTGATGCAGAAACATTGCTGGCCGAGGAGAGTCACACTTATTAGACATCTCCTCTCCTTGTTGGGCATCAAAAAATGTGACTTGTGCTGTTTGATTTGCTACATCTGAGGAAGAAATAGTGCCTCGTAATTATCTTAAGAGTGCATTTGTtaatgttaactttttattgtgCAGCTCCACAGTTGGCAGCCTGGGATAAAGAACCCCTACAGGGGAACGGTGGTGTGGCCTGTTCCAGAAAACATTGACATCTCCGTTACATTGTTCAAGGTATCCCATTTCAAACACTATGAGAGGTGACCCAGGAAATTGTTTATCTGTTTAACTTTTTCTACCAGCTAAAACAAACTACTTACAGTATCTCTGTGCACTTTACACTCTCTAACTTTACTTTACGTTCTGTAAATTGCCTAGTCTTGCAAACTTCAACTGGGGCTGCATTCCTTTTAGATAAAGTTCTGGTTTTGCATATAATTTACCTAACAACCAAAATGCAAAGATGGTGAAGTGGAACGCAGCCATCATTAATGTGCTTGAGTTCCTCCACCTCATTTTGTCTGCCTCAAAGTAAGCTAATGGGAGTTATGGACGTGTTATCTAAATGAATAATGTGTACAAAAGACTGAAGgcataaagttaatattttgagTTGCACCTAGATTTAAAAAGTTGGCACGTCTGCAAGGGGCTTATGCatatctaaatataaaattatagaaattaaagaaacagaatCATTAGG
This window of the Gambusia affinis linkage group LG15, SWU_Gaff_1.0, whole genome shotgun sequence genome carries:
- the fam89b gene encoding protein FAM89A, with protein sequence MDGSLSRADYRVGAAVFAAEGLPPLPKSLSGILNSSGGSWRDMQKMHSKRSRIQAEISCRGGREAAAAKPGGLDAALALLRKEMVGLRQLDMSLLCQLWSLHETIQECKGEASITADNGYSEDEEEEDELEKNEDKAQNSSQHSPRNSFHFH